The following are encoded together in the Glycine max cultivar Williams 82 chromosome 8, Glycine_max_v4.0, whole genome shotgun sequence genome:
- the LOC100785552 gene encoding uncharacterized protein, whose translation MRNCIRCCISCIFPCGALDVIRIVHSNGRVEEISGTVKASDVMKAHPKHVLKKPCSSPADAAGISGGVHKIVVVPPDAELQRGKIYFLMPLPPTPPTQEKKNRQRKKKRKEHRERTMNNTNNASMITSMTSLLVSDRYLNDILSEKVSSQRDRRRGRVAVWRPHLESIYESPSDP comes from the coding sequence ATGAGAAATTGCATAAGGTGCTGCATCTCTTGCATCTTCCCATGTGGGGCTCTCGACGTGATCCGCATAGTGCACTCCAATGGCAGAGTAGAAGAAATCAGCGGCACCGTCAAGGCCAGTGATGTCATGAAGGCACACCCCAAACATGTCCTCAAGAAGCCATGCTCTTCCCCCGCCGATGCCGCCGGCATCAGCGGCGGGGTCCACAAGATCGTGGTGGTGCCACCCGACGCTGAGCTCCAACGTGGCAAGATTTACTTCCTCATGCCACTCCCTCCTACTCCTCCTACACAAGAGAAGAAGAACcggcagagaaagaagaagaggaaggaaCATAGAGAGAGAACTATGAACAACACCAACAACGCGTCCATGATTACGTCTATGACTAGCTTGCTTGTCTCTGATCGCTACTTGAATGATATACTCTCAGAGAAGGTGTCAAGTCAAAGAGACAGAAGAAGAGGGCGTGTTGCTGTGTGGAGGCCTCACTTGGAGAGCATTTATGAGTCACCTTCTGATCCGTAa
- the LOC100810655 gene encoding protein LIGHT-DEPENDENT SHORT HYPOCOTYLS 10 codes for MSTQIQNGSSSSSQQPLSRYESQKRRDWNTFGQYLRNQSPPVPLSQCNFNHVLDFLRYLDQFGKTKVHLHGCIFFGQPTPPAPCACPLRQAWGSLDALIGRLRAAYEEHGGSPETNPFGGGAIRVYLREVKECQAKARGIPYKKKKKKRNPILKGTQRAKDIEQQAS; via the coding sequence ATGTCTACTCAAATTCAAAATGGTTCTTCCTCCTCATCACAACAACCACTGAGTCGCTATGAGTCACAAAAGCGGCGAGACTGGAACACCTTTGGACAGTACCTGAGGAATCAGAGTCCCCCAGTTCCACTCTCTCAGTGCAACTTCAACCATGTGTTGGATTTCCTTCGGTACCTCGATCAATTTGGGAAAACCAAGGTCCACTTGCACGGTTGCATCTTCTTTGGCCAGCCCACCCCTCCTGCACCCTGTGCCTGCCCTCTCAGGCAAGCATGGGGTAGCCTCGATGCCCTCATAGGCCGGCTTCGCGCTGCCTATGAGGAGCATGGCGGATCGCCAGAGACTAATCCCTTTGGAGGAGGAGCCATTCGGGTGTACCTGCGTGAGGTCAAGGAGTGTCAGGCAAAGGCTAGAGGGATCCcatataagaagaagaagaagaagagaaacccAATTCTCAAGGGGACTCAAAGAGCTAAAGATATCGAGCAACAAGCTTCTTGA
- the P34 gene encoding P34 probable thiol protease precursor, translating into MGFLVLLLFSLLGLSSSSSISTHRSILDLDLTKFTTQKQVSSLFQLWKSEHGRVYHNHEEEAKRLEIFKNNLNYIRDMNANRKSPHSHRLGLNKFADITPQEFSKKYLQAPKDVSQQIKMANKKMKKEQYSCDHPPASWDWRKKGVITQVKYQGGCGSGWAFSATGAIEAAHAIATGDLVSLSEQELVDCVEESEGCYNGWHYQSFEWVLEHGGIATDDDYPYRAKEGRCKANKIQDKVTIDGYETLIMSDESTESETEQAFLSAILEQPISVSIDAKDFHLYTGGIYDGENCTSPYGINHFVLLVGYGSADGVDYWIAKNSWGEDWGEDGYIWIQRNTGNLLGVCGMNYFASYPTKEESETLVSARVKGHRRVDHSPL; encoded by the exons ATGGGTTTCCTTGTGTTGCTTCTTTTCTCCCTCTTAGGTCTCTCTTCTAGTTCCAGCATATCAACTCATCGTTCCATATTGGACCTTGACCTAACCAAGTTTACCACACAGAAACAGGTGTCTTCACTGTTCCAACTATGGAAGAGTGAGCATGGACGTGTCTACCATAACCACGAAGAAGAGGCAAAGAGACTTGAGATTTTCAAGAATAACTTGAACTATATCAGGGACATGAATGCAAACAGAAAATCACCCCATTCTCATCGTTTAGGATTGAACAAGTTTGCTGACATCACTCCTCAAGAGTTCAGCAAAAAGTACTTGCAAGCTCCCAAGGATGTGTCGCAGCAAATCAAAATGGCcaacaagaaaatgaagaaggaacAATATTCTTGTGACCATCCACCTGCATCATGGGATTGGAGGAAAAAAGGTGTCATCACCCAAGTAAAGTACCAAGGGGGCTGTG GAAGCGGTTGGGCGTTTTCTGCCACGGGAGCCATAGAAGCAGCACATGCAATAGCAACAGGAGACCTTGTTAGCCTTTCTGAACAAGAACTCGTAGACTGTGTGGAAGAAAGCGAAGGTTGTTACAATGGATGGCACTATCAATCGTTCGAATGGGTTTTAGAACATGGTGGGATTGCCACTGATGATGATTATCCTTACAGAGCTAAAGAGGGTAGATGCAAAGCCAATAAG ATACAAGACAAGGTTACAATTGACGGATATGAAACTCTAATAATGTCAGATGAGAGTACAGAATCAGAGACAGAGCAAGCGTTCTTAAGCGCCATCCTTGAGCAACCAATTAGTGTCTCCATTGATGCAAAAGATTTTCATTTATACACCGGG GGAATTTATGATGGAGAAAACTGTACAAGTCCGTATGGGATTAATCACTTTGTTTTACTTGTGGGTTATGGTTCAGCGGATGGTGTAGATTACTGGATAGCGAAAAATTCATGGGGAGAAGATTGGGGAGAAGATGGTTACATTTGGATCCAAAGAAACACGGGTAATTTATTAGGAGTGTGTGGGATGAATTATTTCGCTTCATACCCAACCAAAGAGGAATCAGAAACACTGGTGTCTGCTCGCGTTAAAGGTCATCGAAGAGTTGATCACTCTCCTCTTTGA